A DNA window from Centroberyx gerrardi isolate f3 chromosome 3, fCenGer3.hap1.cur.20231027, whole genome shotgun sequence contains the following coding sequences:
- the LOC139929330 gene encoding creatine kinase M-type: MWKIKPPIAFPLEARYRPILESLVPPDPMSQFHLKRGSPEEEFPDLGRNCTLMGRILTPAMYRRQFNRCTHSGVIFDDVIRPGLEEPGYLSGPVSVGCVAGDAQSYILFCDFFDRVIEAFHNHKITSQTPDSDFNYDNLKGGDDLDRLYAVSCEVSVVRGVEDFCFPTHCSRGERRQLLSLARTALQQLGEELPGRLLPVEQLNQEMLPPPSPSQLRTGVGRDWPDARAVWVSKDGSLVVWVNLEDHLKLVSTRDDANIAEAFKSICVNLLQLEAHYKQLRHPFIWKQQLGWVTSSPADVGTGLRTSVRLKLQRLPKHKRLQDVLKRLRIRMDKTESPALYRVSNAATFGLSEVGLTQLVVDGVKLLVAMEKRLEADGGIDDLVPTQK; encoded by the exons ATGTGGAAGATTAAAC CCCCAATTGCGTTCCCTCTGGAGGCGAGGTACCGGCCCATTCTGGAG AGTTTGGTTCCCCCGGACCCCATGTCCCAGTTCCACCTGAAGAGAGGTTCCCCAGAGGAGGAGTTTCCTGACCTGGGCAGGAACTGCACCCTGATGGGGCGGATCCTCACCCCCGCCATGTACCGCCGGCAGTTCAACCGCTGCACCCACAGCGGCGTCATCTTCGATGATGTCATTCGCCCAGGCCTCGAGGAACCAG gttatTTGTCAGGTCCTGTATCAGTGGGGTGCGTTGCGGGCGACGCCCAGTCCTACATCCTGTTTTGTGACTTCTTCGACCGAGTCATCGAGGCTTTTCACAACCACAAGATCACCAGCCAGACGCCAGACAGCGACTTCAACTACGACAACTTAAAG ggaggtGATGACCTGGACAGGTTGTATGCTGTAAGCTGTGAGGTGAGTGTTGTTCGAGGCGTTGAAGACTTCTGCTTCCCAACACACTGCAGCCGAGGAGAGCGCAGACAGCTCCTCTCTCTGGCCAGGACAG ctctgcagcagctgggtGAGGAGCTGCCAGGCCGCCTGCTGCCAGTGGAGCAGCTGAACCAGGAGATGCtgccgcccccctccccctcccagctCAGGACCGGTGTGGGCCGAGACTGGCCGGATGCCAGGGCCGTCTG GGTTAGTAAAGATGGCAGCCTGGTGGTCTGGGTCAACCTGGAGGATCACCTGAAGCTGGTGTCCACACGAGACGACGCCAATATCGCCGAGGCATTTAAATCCATCTGCgtcaacctgctgcag CTGGAGGCGCACTACAAGCAGCTGAGGCACCCGTTCATCTGGAAGCAGCAGCTGGGCTGGGTGACGAGCTCGCCGGCCGACGTCGGGACGGGCCTGAGGACCAGCGTCCGCCTCAAACTGCAACGCCTTCCCAAACACAAACGCCTGCAGGACGTCCTGAAGAGGCTGAGGATCCGCATGGACAAAACAG AATCCCCGGCGCTGTACCGCGTGAGCAACGCAGCGACCTTCGGCCTGAGCGAGGTGGGGCTGACCCAGCTGGTGGTGGACGGCGTCAAACTGCTCGTCGCCATGGAGAAGAGGCTGGAGGCCGACGGAGGCATCGACGACCTGGTTCCTACACAGAAGTAG